The stretch of DNA TCGAAAGTCGGTGGCTACACGATCATGGCGGTCTTATCGTCTGCAGTTCCTCTTTCTAAAGAAGTTCTCATGGCATCCATCGAAACTATTCTCATTCACGTTCAGTTCGACAATAAAAGGTCACAGACACAGGCATTTACCAGCATCCTCAAACTATACCAGGCAGTGCATACCAATCCATTAGACTCGCTTCCTCTTTCTATTTTCAATCGGATGCCTGAATTTCTGGACGAAGAATCTCCTTACTTTGGACTCATAAATCGGTCCCAGGACACTAACTTTGTGTGTTCCTATCTGATAACATTAATACTCAATCAAAAATTGGACGACAGAGCCGCAGCCACAAGTTGCCTCTTTTCTTTCAATTTCGAGCAGACTCAAGCCTTGTGCAAGGCAATCTTTGATAATCTGAGTGTTCATGACACATCTGTATATGTGCACATCCTGAAGCACATCAAGAATCAGTCTCCAGAGTGGTTCAGTGAATTATTGGATGCAAATGGAGTCAGTATGGATCAATTAGAAATGTCCCTCCAGACAACTTTCTCCGAACCTCAGGAAAATGACACGCAAGAACCACTTGAGGAAGACAACGGATCTATCGCCTTAGACGAGGATTTGGAGTCGGTGAAAAATTCCTTTGCATCGTACATGCAATATGGTGCTCAAATAGATACGGAGTTCTCTCTATTGCTAAATCACTATATGAAATCCATGCTAAAGGGCTCCACCAACTCGTTCCTTTCTTCGTGCTTTGGAGATATAGCACCTTTACTCACTTTTCTTCTACGTGTGTCtttcttgcaaaacatTCCGCTCAAGGCAAGAACATATGCTCTCAAATTAGTCTCTGCCCAGATTCGATCATTGGACGCAAAGTTTAATGTTAACATTTTGATCCCTATTCTTTCTGCACTGCTTCTGGATGTGAATAGACTCATCCGCTCCAATGCACTGGAGATCTTCAAACAGGCCAACTTGAGATCTGCAGGAAAGGAatccattttggagacAACATTGTATGGGGATTCAACTAAGGAAATTTCCATGGTGTCCCCAAAAGTCGGTCATATACTTGTCGAAAATATAATCGAGAAAGCTGCCGACATAAGTACAACTGTGGACCAATTTGGAAAGCTATTTGTATCTTTAGTCGGCGAGAAGAAAACGGGACCAATCATTTTGGCATTCTTTGCTTCGCATGCAAACATCATCATGTTGCCAGCTCCGAAGCTCCAACTGATCAGACTGGTTACTGACGCCGCAAAAGCAACAAAAGGAGCATTGCCTCCATCCCAAATCTTGGAAAAGGTTTTGAAGTCTTTTGTTATCGAAAGAGAGGTTTGGAGGTCAAAATGTATATTTTCAGGTGTTGATTACGCGGACTTCGAGAATCAGATTGTTCGTATCGTttcagaaaaagagcacaACGACACTGCCATCAAATTCCTTGAGGAAGCCCTTAACAGCTCTTCTGAGTCTTTATCGAATGCTGCAGCTACCAGACTTACCGAATTGCTTCCGACGTTCAAGTTTGAGCATCAGATCCGCATCGTCAAAACAATAATCAGTGCAGGATTATCAGAAGATGATACCACTATTTGCTACGATGCAGTCGAGCTACTGGAATCGCTGACTTTACCAAACAACTTATTTGTgcaaattttgaaagaTTCGTCTCTCAGCAACTCATCAGAACAGCAGTCCAATATTCCTAAAcgaagaaggagatcatcTGCATCAACTAGGCAAGCAATGAAGGAACAAGAGGTTTCTTTCATGGCTTCCACACATTTGAAGAAAGTCACGATGATACTGGAcgttttggaaaaagaaagTAGAGAAAACTTCAAAGGCTCATTCGAGTTGTTGAAATTGCTGTTCGATATCCTAGATGACTTGGAAACCTTGGGAACTGACGGAAAACTGCCAATTTTGTATTCTGAGGAGACACTAGCTTCTTGCATGACAAACGTGATAAAGTCCTTGGATAAGACCCAAATGAAGAGTAAGGAGATCACCTCGATTCGTGCGGACATTGTTGTCTCAGCAATCAGATCTTCAAGCTCGCCACAGGTCCAAAACAAATTACTTCTGGTGGTTGCTGCGCTGGcagcattttctccagaacTGATATTACACTCTGTGATGCCGATATTCACCTTTATGGGTGCACACACAATTAGACAGGATGATGAGTTTTCCTTCcacgttgttgaacagACAATTTTATGCGTGGTCCCAGCCTTAGCCGAAGCTACTACTTCGGAAATGGTGGAAGAAGTTGAATTCTTGCTTACTTCTTTTGTGAGCGCTTTCCAGCATATTCCTCGTCACAGAAGAGCCAGACTATTCACGACATTGGCTAAAACTCTTGGTAGCTCTAGCTCGATTCACCtgattttgttcttgtGCGGTCAGCAATACGCAAACGCCTACGCCAAACACAAAATGGGCGATTGTTCTGCGTTGACAGACTTTTCATGCTCtttcttgcaaaacttCAAGGTCGAAGAACAGTTAGAGGCCATTCAGAAGTTCCTTGATCATTGGAAAAAGGTTCCTGAAGAACCAGTGGACAAGGAATCACCTATATTTACGGAACTAAGCTCTAGAGTCATATTTGGACCTGCCCTTGTGGCATTAAACAAATCCGAGTTATTCAACTTGAGAAAGTGCCTGCTCTCCTTCTTGAGACACACCATTTCCGATGCCAAGGACATCAATGGAATTTCTAGATTGAGACTGAAGATTGCTTCTGCCTGCCTTCAAGGTGGCGATCCTCAGCCACTGCTCAACAGTTTCGCCAAATTGGTGCAAGATGTGCTTGAGATTATCGACTCTCATCATCAGGAGATCGAAGAAGTGGAGATAATGCATAAACTTTACAAACTGCTCAATGATATTTTGAGTCTGCTTCCTATCGAACATTTCGTGGACTCTATATCCAACATTCTGTCTTCTCCACATGCTTCATTGAAAACTCTGATCCACATCACTTCTCTCACGGCATTCAAATTCAGTTCCGAGCACGTCGAGGATCCAAATGCTCACGAAGGAATTGTCCAtctgcttcctcttcttttgtCCATGATAAGCTCGCAAAGGGACGTCGAACTATCACAGACTTCACTCGATACGCTCTCTAGTCTGTTCCAAAAATACACCATTCACatcgactcgtcgctgtATTTGCAAACATTGGATGTTGTTACCTCCTCAGCAGGTTTGCTCAATGGCGCCCCGGAGATTGTGGTTTCGTCGATCAACTGCATTACCAATGTGATCAGCATCATCGGAGTTAAAATGATTGGCTATTTTACCAAAATTCTGCCTCCACTCTTTGACATCTTCGAGAAAACAGACGAAAATACCGCCCCATTAGTTCAAACTGCAACGCTTGTTCTCTTTACCAGTTT from Ogataea parapolymorpha DL-1 chromosome VI, whole genome shotgun sequence encodes:
- a CDS encoding Nucleolar protein, component of the small subunit (SSU) processome containing the U3 snoRNA, producing the protein MSLLEQQLSAIAQNTQTVALDRKKRSKIHSVSFIYSSQEAATQDYETIYYEALEALGRLEQIDKRFGKFRLSIFSETSIGIDRQIQSQKQNENLDKTINAFLSLVAPYWHLAIALRASEWLLRRFQINYHNAEHLLLTTLPYYKEPVFERVLYVLPKMPLLFQWLSAFKKANNKLPSRNSIIKAFTDTDFYNLYSKFLGEEIAKNNQYRLQLVFFVSMTISALAALSSENSVKLVDFVPHVLTICGSLLVSQDQDSKVGGYTIMAVLSSAVPLSKEVLMASIETILIHVQFDNKRSQTQAFTSILKLYQAVHTNPLDSLPLSIFNRMPEFLDEESPYFGLINRSQDTNFVCSYLITLILNQKLDDRAAATSCLFSFNFEQTQALCKAIFDNLSVHDTSVYVHILKHIKNQSPEWFSELLDANGVSMDQLEMSLQTTFSEPQENDTQEPLEEDNGSIALDEDLESVKNSFASYMQYGAQIDTEFSLLLNHYMKSMLKGSTNSFLSSCFGDIAPLLTFLLRVSFLQNIPLKARTYALKLVSAQIRSLDAKFNVNILIPILSALLLDVNRLIRSNALEIFKQANLRSAGKESILETTLYGDSTKEISMVSPKVGHILVENIIEKAADISTTVDQFGKLFVSLVGEKKTGPIILAFFASHANIIMLPAPKLQLIRLVTDAAKATKGALPPSQILEKVLKSFVIEREVWRSKCIFSGVDYADFENQIVRIVSEKEHNDTAIKFLEEALNSSSESLSNAAATRLTELLPTFKFEHQIRIVKTIISAGLSEDDTTICYDAVELLESLTLPNNLFVQILKDSSLSNSSEQQSNIPKRRRRSSASTRQAMKEQEVSFMASTHLKKVTMILDVLEKESRENFKGSFELLKLLFDILDDLETLGTDGKLPILYSEETLASCMTNVIKSLDKTQMKSKEITSIRADIVVSAIRSSSSPQVQNKLLLVVAALAAFSPELILHSVMPIFTFMGAHTIRQDDEFSFHVVEQTILCVVPALAEATTSEMVEEVEFLLTSFVSAFQHIPRHRRARLFTTLAKTLGSSSSIHLILFLCGQQYANAYAKHKMGDCSALTDFSCSFLQNFKVEEQLEAIQKFLDHWKKVPEEPVDKESPIFTELSSRVIFGPALVALNKSELFNLRKCLLSFLRHTISDAKDINGISRLRLKIASACLQGGDPQPLLNSFAKLVQDVLEIIDSHHQEIEEVEIMHKLYKLLNDILSLLPIEHFVDSISNILSSPHASLKTLIHITSLTAFKFSSEHVEDPNAHEGIVHLLPLLLSMISSQRDVELSQTSLDTLSSLFQKYTIHIDSSLYLQTLDVVTSSAGLLNGAPEIVVSSINCITNVISIIGVKMIGYFTKILPPLFDIFEKTDENTAPLVQTATLVLFTSLVKKMPSFVTPNLADMVKIVFRSSQVADSVRTSVLTVMVDHMDGRTLLLTFCSLWKYASKLDVIAIGLHLSAMEMVIEKIDKKTAVSNSGAFVKFLLLALEYRADTDLEINTVNRIEASVHKCGLQYVLKLNDKTFRPLFASIVRWAFDGEDVTTSITETDRHIAFFKLFNKLQENLKSIITSYYAYLVDSVESLLYKLQKTDQINLKRLVLLSLASSFKYDQDEYWHSETRFTPISAALCSQFSTIEDSIGKYLVRAVTSLVQATSSSDEHNKTINSLLLSHMKATCKPKEKLWAVRTLKNIYKKVGESWLGLLPQLVPIVAELLEDDDEEVEMEVRTGLVKVLEQTMGEPLDRYLD